Proteins encoded in a region of the Paenibacillus wynnii genome:
- a CDS encoding cupin domain-containing protein — translation MEKKQLVVAVQYQEERFTKKILFQKGESVVFILNFMPGQTLPTHKHPGTDVYILGLEGNGTMTVDGEDTPLMKGETIHIGGEEAFAYSNSGDAPASLHVVLCKIPSPIYAQEV, via the coding sequence ATGGAAAAGAAACAACTAGTAGTAGCTGTACAATATCAAGAGGAACGCTTTACGAAAAAAATATTGTTTCAAAAAGGTGAGAGTGTTGTATTTATCTTGAACTTTATGCCCGGTCAAACCTTACCTACTCATAAACACCCTGGAACTGATGTATATATTTTGGGACTTGAAGGGAACGGAACGATGACTGTTGATGGAGAAGACACTCCCCTGATGAAAGGAGAAACGATCCACATTGGTGGTGAAGAAGCCTTTGCCTATAGTAACAGCGGTGATGCTCCTGCTAGTCTGCATGTTGTTCTATGCAAAATACCAAGTCCTATATACGCTCAAGAAGTGTAG